A genome region from Chlorobaculum tepidum TLS includes the following:
- a CDS encoding ABC transporter permease translates to MSKRSVKPFIPALSLLFALLAGSLIIAATGSDPIEVYQKMLRSTFTSGYGIGQVLFRATTLIFTGLAVALPFRVKLFNIGGEGQLLMGAFAAALCGIALPAGTPALVAAPALILVASAAGAGWAMVAGWLKVRRGVNEVISSIMLNFIALAITGYLLTNRFAIPSTVHTPAIVAGGWLPDFDTLFGLGWHSPANLSLFIALAITAGAAVLLYRSRYGYDMIASGLNPQAARHAGIDTARHTLGAMAMGGAMAGLAASNLVLGYKHWFEAGLSTGAGFMGIAVALLAGTNPTGIIIAAFLFAWLDYGGLAVNTLVPKDIFMMVQAITILSIISIPALFKNRLKED, encoded by the coding sequence ATGTCGAAACGCAGCGTCAAACCTTTCATTCCGGCACTTTCGCTTCTGTTCGCCCTTCTGGCGGGAAGCCTTATCATCGCCGCCACCGGCAGTGACCCGATCGAGGTATACCAGAAGATGCTCCGTTCGACCTTCACCTCCGGCTACGGCATCGGGCAGGTGCTCTTCCGGGCGACGACGCTGATTTTCACAGGCCTCGCCGTAGCGTTGCCGTTCAGAGTGAAACTCTTTAACATCGGCGGAGAGGGACAGCTTCTCATGGGCGCTTTCGCCGCCGCCCTCTGCGGCATCGCCCTCCCTGCCGGTACGCCCGCACTTGTCGCCGCGCCCGCTCTGATACTCGTGGCCAGCGCCGCTGGCGCCGGATGGGCGATGGTCGCTGGATGGTTGAAGGTACGGCGTGGCGTCAACGAGGTGATTTCAAGCATCATGCTGAACTTCATCGCCCTCGCGATCACCGGTTACCTGCTCACCAACCGCTTCGCCATTCCTTCGACCGTGCACACGCCCGCCATCGTCGCCGGTGGGTGGCTGCCCGATTTCGACACGCTCTTCGGCCTCGGCTGGCACTCCCCTGCCAACCTGTCGCTCTTCATTGCCCTCGCCATCACCGCCGGTGCTGCCGTGCTGCTCTACCGTTCCCGCTACGGCTACGACATGATCGCCTCAGGCCTGAACCCCCAGGCTGCGCGCCACGCCGGAATAGACACCGCCCGCCATACCCTCGGCGCAATGGCGATGGGGGGCGCAATGGCAGGCCTCGCCGCCTCGAACCTCGTGCTCGGCTACAAGCACTGGTTCGAGGCCGGGCTCTCCACCGGAGCCGGATTCATGGGCATCGCCGTCGCCCTGCTTGCTGGAACCAACCCCACCGGAATCATCATCGCTGCATTTCTTTTCGCCTGGCTCGACTACGGCGGCCTCGCGGTCAACACCCTCGTCCCCAAAGACATCTTCATGATGGTACAGGCGATCACCATCCTCTCCATCATCAGCATCCCTGCCCTCTTCAAAAACAGGCTAAAGGAAGATTAA